Genomic segment of Ewingella sp. CoE-038-23:
TTAAACACCCTGCGTCGCCGTTTTATGGCGCAGGGATCCCGCGTTTGTCTGGCAATCCCTTTGATTTGAGGAAATGTATGAGAAACTGGTTACTGATTTCAGGTTTAACATCCGCGATGCTGGCGATGTCTGCCACGCCGCTCTACGCAGCAGAAAAAGCCATGGCCCAAACTTCACACTATGCCTATGTCGGGACTTACAATCCCAATGGCGAAGGCGTCTATCGTTTTAAATTTGATAGCAAAACCGGCGCGCTGACTGAGCGCGTGCTGGCCAGCCAGTTGCCGAATCAGGCACAGATGGTGCTGAGCCACGACGGCAAAACGCTGTTCATTGGCAGCGAAATCGATAACTTCAATGGCGGCAAAAACGGTGCGATTGCGGCATATAAAATCAACCCGCAGGACGGCAGCTTAACGCTGATCAATCAGGTAGATTCACAGGGCGCAGGTCCGGTGTACCTATCGCTGACGCCAAAAGGCGATCACCTGCTGGTGGCTAACTACATCAGCGGCGTGGTGGCGACTTTCCCGGTGGATGCCAGTGGCAAACTGGGCGAAGCCAGCGATCATCAACAGGACTCAGGCCCGGCCGGTGCCGCCAAACCTGAAGCTGCGGCGCCGGGCAGTTTTGCCGCCAGCGACCACAACGGCCCGCATGCGCACATGATCGCCACCGATCCGAGCGGCAAGTTTGTCTTCTCAACCGATCTGGGTCTGGACAGGATCTATCAGTGGAAGCTGGACAGTGCCAGCGGCAAGCTGGAAGCCAACGATCCTCCGTTTATCAACGCCTCTTCCGCCGGTGCGGGGCCGCGCCATTTCGTGTTCCACCCGAACGGCAAAGTGGTGTTCCTGATTAACGAAGAAGCTTCGACCCTGACCAGCTATCGCTTCGACAGCGCCAAAGGCACGCTGACCCAGCTGCACGTGCTCTCTTCATTACCTGCTAACTTTAAAGGCACCAACTTTGCCGCCGGTATCGTGCTGAGCAAGGATGGCCATCACCTTTACGTGGCGAACCGCCTGCATAACAGCATCGCGCAAATCAACGTGACGGGCGAGGGGGCAATGACCTTCGCGGAAGAAGCCTGGACCCGTGGCGACTACCCGCGCACGCTGACCTTGTCGCCGGATGGAAAATACATTTACGCGATGAATCAACGAAGCGATAACATCACTCGATTCAAGATTGCCGCCGAGAGCGGTAAACTGACTTTTGTTGATGATTACACGCCAGTGGGCAGCCCGTCGCAGATGGTGATTGTTCCTTAAGCCGTTTTACCTCGTGAGGTAGGCGGAAAATAACGGGTGCGGGGTGACGCGGTTGGTCATCCCGCCTTGTCATTTCAAGTGGCAGTAGAATTGATGTTTCACAGCAACAACCGACTGGAAGGATTATGGTGAGATTTCCCTATCAACGACTGGCCCATCTGTTTGATGCCCTACAGGCCGAAACGCTGCCTCAGGACGAGCTGGCGAAGCGCCTTGACGTCTCCACTC
This window contains:
- a CDS encoding lactonase family protein translates to MRNWLLISGLTSAMLAMSATPLYAAEKAMAQTSHYAYVGTYNPNGEGVYRFKFDSKTGALTERVLASQLPNQAQMVLSHDGKTLFIGSEIDNFNGGKNGAIAAYKINPQDGSLTLINQVDSQGAGPVYLSLTPKGDHLLVANYISGVVATFPVDASGKLGEASDHQQDSGPAGAAKPEAAAPGSFAASDHNGPHAHMIATDPSGKFVFSTDLGLDRIYQWKLDSASGKLEANDPPFINASSAGAGPRHFVFHPNGKVVFLINEEASTLTSYRFDSAKGTLTQLHVLSSLPANFKGTNFAAGIVLSKDGHHLYVANRLHNSIAQINVTGEGAMTFAEEAWTRGDYPRTLTLSPDGKYIYAMNQRSDNITRFKIAAESGKLTFVDDYTPVGSPSQMVIVP